In the genome of Paenarthrobacter ilicis, the window TCTCGCGCTAGCCTCCACACAAAGAAAGCAGCCGCCTCGGAAGTGCTTCCGGGGCGGCTGCTTTCGCAGGTGCAGCAGGTGCTAGGACAGAGCGCCGCCTTGCCACAGAGCATCAAAGGGAGCGCCGGAGGACACCCGGTTCTTGATGCCGGCAGTCACGAAGGCCTTCGCAGTCCGCGCGGCTTCCAGGGGCGACGCTCCCTTGGCGAGCTCGGCAGTCACGGCGGCGGCCAGCGAGCAGCCGGCACCGGATACAGCGACCTCGCCAACCTTCGGCGCGCGCAGGACTTCCAGCGTCTGGCCGTCGTAGTAGACGTCGACGGCGTCCGGGCCTTCCAGCCGCACGCCGCCCTTGGCGAGGACTGCTGCTCCGCTGATCTCGTGGATGCGGATGGCAGCAGCCTTCAGCGATTCTTCGTCCGTGATGGTGAGCCCGGACAGCGATTCGGCTTCAAAGTGGTTCGGCGTCACGAAGGTAGCCAGCGGCAGGATCTGGGCCTTCAGCGCCTGATCGGTATCCAGCGCGTGTCCTGGTTCCTGGCCCTTGCAGATCAGCACCGGGTCCAGCACCACGTGCTTGAACGAGCCGTCAGTCAGCGCCTTTTCCACGGTACTGATGGTTGCCGGGCTTCCCAGCATGCCGATCTTCACTGTGTCCAACACCGAAGGGGCGCCTGAAGCGGCACCATAGGCCGCCGTCGTGGCTTCCAATTGGTCGGCAATGACTTGCTGGTCCGCCGGCACGAAGCGGTGGTTCCAGTTGTCCTTCGGGTCGAAGGACACGATGCACGTGAGGTTCGCGATGCCGAACACACCGAGTTCCTGGAAGGTCTTGAGGTCCGCCTGCGCGCCGGCGCCACCGGTCGCCTCGGAGCCGGCGATGGTGAGTGCAA includes:
- a CDS encoding hydroxymethylpyrimidine/phosphomethylpyrimidine kinase; this translates as MTSAVAPAIALTIAGSEATGGAGAQADLKTFQELGVFGIANLTCIVSFDPKDNWNHRFVPADQQVIADQLEATTAAYGAASGAPSVLDTVKIGMLGSPATISTVEKALTDGSFKHVVLDPVLICKGQEPGHALDTDQALKAQILPLATFVTPNHFEAESLSGLTITDEESLKAAAIRIHEISGAAVLAKGGVRLEGPDAVDVYYDGQTLEVLRAPKVGEVAVSGAGCSLAAAVTAELAKGASPLEAARTAKAFVTAGIKNRVSSGAPFDALWQGGALS